One genomic segment of Chelonia mydas isolate rCheMyd1 chromosome 1, rCheMyd1.pri.v2, whole genome shotgun sequence includes these proteins:
- the LOC102935505 gene encoding olfactory receptor 52R1, with protein sequence MSGSNTTDFTNPSTFILLGVPGLEAAHVWISIPFCTMYIIAILGNFTILFIVKTESSLHGPMYYFLFMLAVTDLVISMTIMPKMLAIYWFNSREINFSACLAQLYFLHCFSVMESGIFVAMAFDRYVAICHPLRHSTILTNSVVAKIGLAMMLRGGMLALPFPFLVRQWPYCKTNIIPQPYCAHMAVVKLACADTRASSYYGLFVVFCLIGLDVSFISLSYAQILRVIFSLPTKDDRLKTFETCISHLCAILVFYIPNLFFSLMYRFAQNVPLHFHVLIVNVYLLMPPMLNPIIYGVRTKQIRDRLLRLCTH encoded by the coding sequence atgtcaggTTCCAACACAActgacttcaccaacccctccaccttcatcctgctgggtgttcctggcctggaggcagcccatgtctggatctccattcccttctgcaccatgtacatcatagccatcttggggaacttcaccatcctgttcattgtgAAGACAGAGTCGAgtctccatgggcccatgtactattttcTTTTCATGCTGGCTGTCACTGACCTGGTCATATCTATGACCATCATGCCCAAAATGCTGGCAATAtactggttcaattccagggagatcaatttcagtgcctgcctcgcCCAGCTGTACTTCCTTCACTGCTTCTCAGTGATGGAGTCTGGGATCTtcgtggccatggcttttgatcgctatgtggccatctgccatcccctgagacattccaccatcctgacaaactCTGTGGTGGCCAAGATCGGCCTGGCCATGATGCTGCGGGGTGGCATGCTTGCATTGCCCTTTCCCTTCCTAGTGAGGCAGTGGCCATATTGCAAaaccaacatcatcccccagCCGTACTGCGCCCACATGgctgtggtgaagctggcctgcgcCGACACCCGTGCCAGTAGTTATTATGGTCTCTTTGTGGTATTCTGTTTGATTGGTCTGGATGTGAGTTTTATTTCCCTGTCCtatgcccagatcctcagagtcatcttcagcctccccacaaaggatgaCCGGCTCAAGACTTTTGAGACCTGTATCTCCCACCTCTGCGCCATCTTAGTCTTTTACATCCCAAATCTCTTCTTTTCCCTCATGTACAGATTTGCCCAGAATGTGCCCCTGCATTTCCATGTTCTCATTGTCAATGTGTACCTCTTGAtgccccccatgctaaaccccatcatctacggggtgaggaccaaacagatccgggACAGGCTGCTCCGGCTCTGTACTCATTAA